The Simkania negevensis Z genome has a window encoding:
- a CDS encoding transposase, translated as MWTVLFPPAPGGGEKVDYGYKGKGVLLHLLIDKNGNAIAITTTDAKGDEKQEVSRLLTQLPLKSLKGRVVVLEADKGYDAGWLRQFLLNMGIFPLIPYRKIKGRWAPEINEVTHFFKLSPQRWKVERAFAWLKRRCRRLLMRWERLFVIWNGLVILGVVYTWIKNLVG; from the coding sequence CTGTGGACGGTTCTTTTTCCCCCCGCTCCAGGAGGAGGGGAAAAAGTTGATTATGGTTATAAAGGCAAGGGAGTTCTGCTTCACTTGCTTATCGATAAAAACGGCAATGCAATAGCCATTACAACTACCGATGCAAAGGGGGATGAAAAACAGGAAGTTAGCAGATTGCTTACACAGCTTCCATTAAAGTCACTCAAAGGGCGAGTAGTTGTTCTTGAGGCAGACAAAGGTTATGATGCAGGCTGGTTACGTCAGTTTTTGTTAAACATGGGAATATTTCCTCTAATTCCCTATCGGAAAATCAAAGGAAGATGGGCGCCAGAAATTAACGAAGTTACCCATTTCTTCAAATTGAGCCCACAACGCTGGAAGGTAGAACGAGCTTTTGCTTGGTTAAAAAGACGTTGTCGTCGGCTATTGATGCGATGGGAGCGTTTATTCGTGATATGGAATGGATTGGTAATATTGGGGGTAGTTTATACTTGGATAAAAAATTTAGTTGGATAG
- a CDS encoding transposase translates to MAGFKCLSDEQWQLIEGLMDHTFPLERGTPRSDLRKTWNSILFILTRGCRWADLPTDSSLFIPRSTAHKWLKQWSVEGVFDKVMSGLLQIAIMEGKVDLSQVAVDGSFSPRSRRRGKS, encoded by the coding sequence ATGGCAGGATTTAAGTGTTTATCAGATGAACAATGGCAACTCATTGAAGGTCTTATGGACCATACTTTTCCTTTGGAGAGAGGAACTCCTCGAAGTGATCTACGCAAAACCTGGAATTCAATACTCTTTATCTTAACGAGAGGATGTCGTTGGGCGGATCTTCCGACAGATTCCTCTCTTTTTATCCCTCGTTCTACAGCTCACAAATGGTTAAAGCAATGGAGTGTTGAAGGAGTTTTTGATAAGGTGATGAGTGGGCTATTACAGATAGCAATAATGGAAGGAAAAGTTGATCTTTCTCAAGTAGCTGTGGACGGTTCTTTTTCCCCCCGCTCCAGGAGGAGGGGAAAAAGTTGA